A genomic segment from Synchiropus splendidus isolate RoL2022-P1 chromosome 18, RoL_Sspl_1.0, whole genome shotgun sequence encodes:
- the LOC128749639 gene encoding cilia- and flagella-associated protein 74-like isoform X2: MASYTGQTRMDDDGDDIVHTSEVSSMHSDEEINENDVFNDEESSNEYLDVETNENDDLAAAASASKRMSYVETARMFKLRRNLDQLDCFRRQKECDILNAREELKLLQQNIQSLQTHKEKLEKEIEGEKAGESSVALFRLQAQHRSLHQELQRETEIEAQINTELKQRELDLSELEVELGRFSSIQQELYADEQAFQRIKTQKAKKRLQQERKASHSLQLKMQQLENQQAVMDFSENERKIKEERTNRKTAVKFLKESIRRVHQEEAEKEQQKSMIIEKRINAVKTLKSSIAATHESMQVQLSRPKVSAQKKEQQNQQKESPQAQGINNGSRRQKQLQLQQKQVEFEWQRSNRVKIVTKMLPQQQPIERKRSQKEVIKLKLETTGKFLENRLKEKLWCSLDPGPVSASKQVDRIYSESSSSSDSSDLEEAHRSEVDHQLVNDCLAEPEFPGLWEQKYETPSHPKLAPISLTQNETPATPKLNLSMKNLCEPILKGTSFLSKPEVVLFTDFEVGETYPKKVILTNSSSLSNNCRLLGVSAPLRDFITISFKMPGPLSSGMSCDFIVTFQPKINKDMEGEILFAAAAGPFSVPVRCTTKKCEVQVDSQTVDFGSQLVGQNISRTITLTNKGALATHFHLDMSSCVISETQHVQMSSQTPGDSGSMILPSVRSKEVNKLRHDLCEVSQENILACLPSNVDPQTEESSGECCDIHLGSVKEGKLEPFGRVKLDFYFTPSFPGENRLDFRIVFSDPNSSPIPIKVMGLAVTLPVWVTQPSINFKICMFDHLYQERIQIESRASTALKLTFEVCQEMRKHMEVLPKTGCILAQSHFNAHLKFLPRSSLSRDAGKYFDKNTGVLEVPLRVQVENQLEPMQVTVQAVVTTSDLEFEPTEVDFGCCSVDQSIRSTLRLTNLSLLSQEFGFVGVPEFVDVQPNDGFGTLLPQETLEIDLIFSAEKIKEYNFQLTCKTTTNREFPLTCRAVGVHPPLQLSHSLVHFGATALGDESTALLYLSNHCNEKSKQLLSAETSEAINAASARLFSFCPPSDSPLRISPSAGRLLPGEQCLVQVTFSPRLLYQDIQDEAVRLIQQAQRHSNEVANKNDDESQVVKTRGKKLSASSKTSKVSDTSRTDSEIDLKSCDLHLSPLLLEEARLSLLKSFNQSFTNYRVPCFVSDSETPTQDGQVQPEWSLSNTLYLDLLCPVIQPPLVVIPNNRNNAIEFQHVAVGERVLQSLALQNISNDTIKIWSSLLDLCGPFTLLNTLKELKPGQQQTLTFAFCPTSEKKFCEILAVHCWKMALEITLRGEGVVHKVSWSHPGGPEGPLDFGYVLEKESASRVVTLQNASSFAVDFVMLLSSIAPSDPQSEVEGLLGNLRDLIVGTQNYNGCCAFSVNPMQGTIQAGASQDVTITFEPDQPSLHYSDRLTVQTSNQSKLCEINLKGAASSHHVYVRGGERLTVPVRSLIPPQLTFSGLQLEESQEATKSGIPVLVLLHAICTQDRVQPAVRELQVGCIKSKRSNKRGAEFILEDVESLEEQGFTVEPSRGSVAPGQSSIITITWTPQNQFKPNDMVQMWVRLTVIGEETVVYNVTLMAQVLPQ, encoded by the exons ATGGCGTCATACACAGGTCAAACTCGGATGGACGACGATGGTGATGATATTGTGCATACATCTGAAGTTAGCTCCATGCATAGTGACGAAGAAATAAACG AAAATGACGTGTTCAACGATGAAGAATCAAGTAATGAGTATTTGGATGT GGAGACTAATGAAAACGATGACCTTGCGGCTGCAGCCAGCGCCAGTAAAAGGATGTCCTACGTGGAGACGGCGCGGATGTTCAAGCTGAGACGAAACCTGGACCAGCTGGACTGCTTTCGCAGGCAGAAGGAGTGTGACATCCTGAATGCCAG AGAAGAACTCAAACTACTTCAACAAAATATTCAAAGTTTGCAGACACACAAGGAGAAATTGGAGAAAGAAATTGAGGGTGAGAAAGCTGGGGAGTCAAG tgtTGCTTTGTTTCGATTGCAAGCTCAGCATAGAAGCCTCCACCAGGAGTTGCAGAGGGAAACGGAGATAGAGGCACAGATCAACACAGAGCTGAAGCAACGAGA GCTGGATCTCTCTGAGTTGGAGGTGGAGCTGGGAAGGTTCTCTTCAATTCAGCAGGAGTTGTATGCAGATGAGCAGGCCTTTCAGCGCATTAAAACCCAAAAGGCGAAGAAGAGGttgcagcaggagaggaaagccAGTCACAGCCTGCAGCTTAAGATGCAACAACTCGAGAA tCAACAAGCCGTCATGGACTTCAGTGAAAATGAGAGGAAAATAAAGGAGGAGCGAACAAATCGCAAGACTGCGGTCAAGTTTTTGAAGGAGAGCATCAGAAG GGTGCATCAAGAAGAGGCTgaaaaggagcagcagaagagtaTGATTATAGAGAAGCGGATAAATGCTGTCAAAACGCTGAAGTCGAGCATTGCAGCAACACAC GAGAGCATGCAAGTCCAGCTGAGCAGACCCAAAGTAAGTGCCCAAAAGAAAGAGCAGCAGAATCAACAGAAAGAATCCCCGCAGGCCCAAGGCATCAACAACGGCAGCCGTAGACAGAAACAATTACAgctacaacaaaaacaagt GGAATTTGAGTGGCAGAGGTCAAACAGAGTCAAGATTGTGACCAAAATGCTTCCACAACAACAGCCAATAGAGAGAAAGAGGAGCCAGAAGGAAGTTATAAAGTTGAAACTGGAAACTACTGGAAAGTTTTTGGAGAATCGGCTGAAAGAAAAGCTCTGGTGTTCACTCGATCCAGGCCCTGTTTCTGCCTCTAAACAAGTAGACCGCATC TATTCGGAAAGCAGCTCCTCGTCTGATTCATCTGACCTGGAGGAAGCCCACCGCTCAGAAGTGGACCACCAGCTTGTCAATGATTGCCTGGCTGAACCTGAGTTTCCCGGACTGTGGGAGCAGAAATATGAG ACACCCTCACACCCGAAGTTAGCACCAATTTCACTTACCCAAAATGAAACCCCAGCCACTCCAAAGCTCAATTTGTCCATGAAAAATCTGTGTGAGCCAATACTGAAAGGAACCTCGTTCCTCAGTAAACCTGAGGTCGTCCTGTTTACG GACTTTGAGGTTGGAGAAACTTATCCCAAGAAAGTTATCCTCACCAACAGCAGCTCCTTGTCAAACAATTGCCGTCTCCTCGGGGTCTCTGCACCGCTGAGAGACTTCATCACGATCAG TTTTAAGATGCCAGGCCCCTTGTCTTCTGGTATGTCCTGCGACTTCATCGTCACATTCCAACCTAAG ATAAACAAAGACATGGAAGGAGAAATCCtgtttgcagcagcagcaggccctTTCTCCGTTCCTGTGAGatgcacaacaaaaaaatgtgaa GTGCAGGTGGATAGTCAGACTGTGGATTTTGGTTCCCAGCTGGTGGGTCAGAATATTTCTCGGACTATAACCTTGACCAACAAGGGCGCACTGGCCACCCACTTCCACCTGGACATGTCTTCATGCGTCATTTCAGAGACTCAACATGTCCAGATGTCATCCCAAACCCCTGGAGACAGTGGCTCG ATGATTCTTCCATCTGTAAGAAGCAAAGAAGTGAATAAACTGAGGCACGATCTGTGTGAGGTCTCGCAGGAAAACATACTTG CTTGTTTGCCGTCCAATGTTGACCCTCAAAcggaggagagcagtggagagtgCTGTGACATACATCTTGGCAGT GTGAAAGAGGGCAAACTCGAACCCTTTGGTCGTGTTAAACTGGACTTTTATTTTACACCATCGTTCCCAGGGGAGAACAGATTGGACTTCAGAATTGTGTTTTCTGATCCAAACAGCAGTCCA ATTCCCATCAAGGTGATGGGATTAGCAGTCACGCTGCCAGTGTGGGTGACTCAGCCAAGCATTAACTTCAAGATCTGCATGTTTGATCATCTCTATCAAGAAAGAATACAGATCGAAAGCAG GGCGAGCACAGCTTTGAAGCTGACCTTTGAGGTGTGCCAGGAAATGAGGAAGCACATGGAGGTCCTCCCGAAGACCGGCTGCATCCTGGCTCAATCCCACTTTAATGCCCACCTGAAGTTTCTCCCGAG GTCCTCCTTGTCCAGAGATGCTGGAAAGTACTTTGACAAAAACACTGGAGTTCTTGAAGTTCCACTGAGAGTCCAAGTGGAAAATCAG CTGGAGCCCATGCAAGTCACCGTTCAAGCCGTCGTGACCACGTCAGACTTGGAGTTTGAGCCCACTGAAGTGGACTTTGGCTGCTGTTCCGTCGACCAGTCGATCCGGAGCACCCTCAGGCTGACCAACTTGTCGCTGCTGTCTCAAGAGTTTGGTTTCGTCGGTGTCCCGGAG TTTGTTGATGTCCAACCCAATGATGGCTTTGGCACACTCCTTCCTCAAGAGACACTTGAAATTGATCTGATTTTCAGTGCAGAGAAGATCAAAGAGTACAACTTCCAGCTGACTTGCAAAACTACGACTAACAG AGAGTTTCCTCTGACCTGCCGTGCAGTGGGTGTCCATCCACCACTGCAGCTTTCACACTCGCTTGTTCATTTCGGAGCCACTGCTTTAGGGGATGAATCGACTGCTTTGCTTTACCTGAGCAACCACTGCAATGAGAAATCTAAACAACTTCTATCTGCTGAAACAAGCGAGGCGATCAATGCTGCATCGGCCCGACTCTTCTCCTTCTGTCCTCCTTCAGATTCGCCCCTCAGAATCTCGCCTTCAGCTGGCCGTCTATTACCTGGAGAG CAATGTCTGGTCCAGGTCACCTTCAGTCCCAGGCTGCTTTACCAGGACATCCAAGATGAGGCAGTGAGACTCATCcaacaagcacagaggcatAGTAATGAAGTAGCAAACAAGAACGATGAT GAGAGCCAGGTGGTGAAAACCAGAGGAAAGAAACTGTCTGCGAGTTCAAAAACCAGCAAAGTGTCAGATACCTCCAGGACAGACAGTGAAATTGACTTGAAGAGTTGTGATCTTCATCTTAG TCCGCTCCTGCTTGAAGAAGCAAGGCTCTCCTTGTTGAAATCGTTCAACCAAAGCTTCACTAACTACAGGGTTCCATGTTTCGTGTCCGATAGTGAAACACCAACACAAGACGGACAAGTCCAACCAGAGTGGAG CCTCAGCAACACTCTGTACCTGGACCTGCTGTGTCCTGTCATTCAGCCCCCTCTAGTGGTGATCCCCAACAATCGCAATAATGCCATTGAGTTTCAGCATGTAGCCGTCG GAGAGAGAGTTCTGCAGAGTTTAGCTCTCCAGAATATTTCCAACGACACCATAAAG ATTTGGTCATCATTGTTGGATCTCTGCGGGCCCTTCACACTACTCAATACTCTCAAAGAGCTCAAACCTGGACAGCAACAAACGCTAACATTTGCATTCTGTCCAACTTCAGAGAAAAAG ttCTGTGAGATTCTTGCGGTTCACTGCTGGAAGATGGCTCTGGAGATTACTCTGAGAGGGGAGGGCGTGGTGCACAAAGTCTCCTGGTCCCACCCTGGGGGGCCAGAAGGACCTCTTGATTTCGGCTATGTGCTGGAAAAAGAGAGCGCCTCGCGAGTCGTAACG CTCCAGAATGCATCGTCTTTTGCTGTGGATTTTGTCATGCTGCTGTCCAGCATTGCCCCTTCCGATCCTCAGAGTGAGGTTGAAGGGCTGCTGGGAAATCTGCGTGACCTTATCGTGG GGACCCAGAACTACAATGGCTGTTGTGCGTTCAGTGTGAATCCCATGCAGGGAACCATTCAAGCTGGCGCAAGCCAAGACGTCACCATCACCTTTGAGCCTGACCAACCATCTCTTCATTATTCAGACAGACTCACCGTCCAGACCTCAAACCAG AGTAAATTGTGTGAGATCAATCTGAAAGGTGCAGCTTCCTCACATCACGTGTATGTGAGAGGAGGAGAACGGCTGACGGTGCCAGTTAGATCACTCATCCCTCCTCAGTTGACATTCAGTGGGCTGCAGCTTGAAG aatCACAAGAGGCTACAAAGTCTGGGATCCCAGTTCTGGTGTTGCTCCATGCCATCTGCACCCAGGACCGAGTCCAGCCTGCGGTCAGGGAGTTGCAAGTGGGGTGTATCAAATCTAAGAGATCTAATAAAAGG ggTGCGGAGTTTATCTTGGAGGATGTGGAATCGCTTGAGGAGCAGGGCTTCACTGTGGAGCCCAGCAGGGGCAGTGTTGCGCCAGGACAGAGTTCCATCATCACGATCACTTGGACTCCCCAGAATCAGTTCAAG CCCAATGACATGGTCCAAATGTGGGTGCGGCTCACAGTCATCGGAGAAGAGACTGTTGTTTACAACGTCACCTTGATGGCTCAGGTTTTACCACAGTGA
- the LOC128749639 gene encoding cilia- and flagella-associated protein 74-like isoform X3, whose amino-acid sequence MASYTGQTRMDDDGDDIVHTSEVSSMHSDEEINENDVFNDEESSNEYLDVETNENDDLAAAASASKRMSYVETARMFKLRRNLDQLDCFRRQKECDILNAREELKLLQQNIQSLQTHKEKLEKEIEGEKAGESSVALFRLQAQHRSLHQELQRETEIEAQINTELKQRELDLSELEVELGRFSSIQQELYADEQAFQRIKTQKAKKRLQQERKASHSLQLKMQQLENQQAVMDFSENERKIKEERTNRKTAVKFLKESIRRVHQEEAEKEQQKSMIIEKRINAVKTLKSSIAATHESMQVQLSRPKVSAQKKEQQNQQKESPQAQGINNGSRRQKQLQLQQKQVEFEWQRSNRVKIVTKMLPQQQPIERKRSQKEVIKLKLETTGKFLENRLKEKLWCSLDPGPVSASKQVDRIYSESSSSSDSSDLEEAHRSEVDHQLVNDCLAEPEFPGLWEQKYETPSHPKLAPISLTQNETPATPKLNLSMKNLCEPILKGTSFLSKPEVVLFTDFEVGETYPKKVILTNSSSLSNNCRLLGVSAPLRDFITISFKMPGPLSSGMSCDFIVTFQPKINKDMEGEILFAAAAGPFSVPVRCTTKKCELVGQNISRTITLTNKGALATHFHLDMSSCVISETQHVQMSSQTPGDSGSQMILPSVRSKEVNKLRHDLCEVSQENILACLPSNVDPQTEESSGECCDIHLGSVKEGKLEPFGRVKLDFYFTPSFPGENRLDFRIVFSDPNSSPIPIKVMGLAVTLPVWVTQPSINFKICMFDHLYQERIQIESRASTALKLTFEVCQEMRKHMEVLPKTGCILAQSHFNAHLKFLPRSSLSRDAGKYFDKNTGVLEVPLRVQVENQLEPMQVTVQAVVTTSDLEFEPTEVDFGCCSVDQSIRSTLRLTNLSLLSQEFGFVGVPEFVDVQPNDGFGTLLPQETLEIDLIFSAEKIKEYNFQLTCKTTTNREFPLTCRAVGVHPPLQLSHSLVHFGATALGDESTALLYLSNHCNEKSKQLLSAETSEAINAASARLFSFCPPSDSPLRISPSAGRLLPGEQCLVQVTFSPRLLYQDIQDEAVRLIQQAQRHSNEVANKNDDESQVVKTRGKKLSASSKTSKVSDTSRTDSEIDLKSCDLHLSPLLLEEARLSLLKSFNQSFTNYRVPCFVSDSETPTQDGQVQPEWSLSNTLYLDLLCPVIQPPLVVIPNNRNNAIEFQHVAVGERVLQSLALQNISNDTIKIWSSLLDLCGPFTLLNTLKELKPGQQQTLTFAFCPTSEKKFCEILAVHCWKMALEITLRGEGVVHKVSWSHPGGPEGPLDFGYVLEKESASRVVTLQNASSFAVDFVMLLSSIAPSDPQSEVEGLLGNLRDLIVGTQNYNGCCAFSVNPMQGTIQAGASQDVTITFEPDQPSLHYSDRLTVQTSNQSKLCEINLKGAASSHHVYVRGGERLTVPVRSLIPPQLTFSGLQLEESQEATKSGIPVLVLLHAICTQDRVQPAVRELQVGCIKSKRSNKRGAEFILEDVESLEEQGFTVEPSRGSVAPGQSSIITITWTPQNQFKPNDMVQMWVRLTVIGEETVVYNVTLMAQVLPQ is encoded by the exons ATGGCGTCATACACAGGTCAAACTCGGATGGACGACGATGGTGATGATATTGTGCATACATCTGAAGTTAGCTCCATGCATAGTGACGAAGAAATAAACG AAAATGACGTGTTCAACGATGAAGAATCAAGTAATGAGTATTTGGATGT GGAGACTAATGAAAACGATGACCTTGCGGCTGCAGCCAGCGCCAGTAAAAGGATGTCCTACGTGGAGACGGCGCGGATGTTCAAGCTGAGACGAAACCTGGACCAGCTGGACTGCTTTCGCAGGCAGAAGGAGTGTGACATCCTGAATGCCAG AGAAGAACTCAAACTACTTCAACAAAATATTCAAAGTTTGCAGACACACAAGGAGAAATTGGAGAAAGAAATTGAGGGTGAGAAAGCTGGGGAGTCAAG tgtTGCTTTGTTTCGATTGCAAGCTCAGCATAGAAGCCTCCACCAGGAGTTGCAGAGGGAAACGGAGATAGAGGCACAGATCAACACAGAGCTGAAGCAACGAGA GCTGGATCTCTCTGAGTTGGAGGTGGAGCTGGGAAGGTTCTCTTCAATTCAGCAGGAGTTGTATGCAGATGAGCAGGCCTTTCAGCGCATTAAAACCCAAAAGGCGAAGAAGAGGttgcagcaggagaggaaagccAGTCACAGCCTGCAGCTTAAGATGCAACAACTCGAGAA tCAACAAGCCGTCATGGACTTCAGTGAAAATGAGAGGAAAATAAAGGAGGAGCGAACAAATCGCAAGACTGCGGTCAAGTTTTTGAAGGAGAGCATCAGAAG GGTGCATCAAGAAGAGGCTgaaaaggagcagcagaagagtaTGATTATAGAGAAGCGGATAAATGCTGTCAAAACGCTGAAGTCGAGCATTGCAGCAACACAC GAGAGCATGCAAGTCCAGCTGAGCAGACCCAAAGTAAGTGCCCAAAAGAAAGAGCAGCAGAATCAACAGAAAGAATCCCCGCAGGCCCAAGGCATCAACAACGGCAGCCGTAGACAGAAACAATTACAgctacaacaaaaacaagt GGAATTTGAGTGGCAGAGGTCAAACAGAGTCAAGATTGTGACCAAAATGCTTCCACAACAACAGCCAATAGAGAGAAAGAGGAGCCAGAAGGAAGTTATAAAGTTGAAACTGGAAACTACTGGAAAGTTTTTGGAGAATCGGCTGAAAGAAAAGCTCTGGTGTTCACTCGATCCAGGCCCTGTTTCTGCCTCTAAACAAGTAGACCGCATC TATTCGGAAAGCAGCTCCTCGTCTGATTCATCTGACCTGGAGGAAGCCCACCGCTCAGAAGTGGACCACCAGCTTGTCAATGATTGCCTGGCTGAACCTGAGTTTCCCGGACTGTGGGAGCAGAAATATGAG ACACCCTCACACCCGAAGTTAGCACCAATTTCACTTACCCAAAATGAAACCCCAGCCACTCCAAAGCTCAATTTGTCCATGAAAAATCTGTGTGAGCCAATACTGAAAGGAACCTCGTTCCTCAGTAAACCTGAGGTCGTCCTGTTTACG GACTTTGAGGTTGGAGAAACTTATCCCAAGAAAGTTATCCTCACCAACAGCAGCTCCTTGTCAAACAATTGCCGTCTCCTCGGGGTCTCTGCACCGCTGAGAGACTTCATCACGATCAG TTTTAAGATGCCAGGCCCCTTGTCTTCTGGTATGTCCTGCGACTTCATCGTCACATTCCAACCTAAG ATAAACAAAGACATGGAAGGAGAAATCCtgtttgcagcagcagcaggccctTTCTCCGTTCCTGTGAGatgcacaacaaaaaaatgtgaa CTGGTGGGTCAGAATATTTCTCGGACTATAACCTTGACCAACAAGGGCGCACTGGCCACCCACTTCCACCTGGACATGTCTTCATGCGTCATTTCAGAGACTCAACATGTCCAGATGTCATCCCAAACCCCTGGAGACAGTGGCTCG CAGATGATTCTTCCATCTGTAAGAAGCAAAGAAGTGAATAAACTGAGGCACGATCTGTGTGAGGTCTCGCAGGAAAACATACTTG CTTGTTTGCCGTCCAATGTTGACCCTCAAAcggaggagagcagtggagagtgCTGTGACATACATCTTGGCAGT GTGAAAGAGGGCAAACTCGAACCCTTTGGTCGTGTTAAACTGGACTTTTATTTTACACCATCGTTCCCAGGGGAGAACAGATTGGACTTCAGAATTGTGTTTTCTGATCCAAACAGCAGTCCA ATTCCCATCAAGGTGATGGGATTAGCAGTCACGCTGCCAGTGTGGGTGACTCAGCCAAGCATTAACTTCAAGATCTGCATGTTTGATCATCTCTATCAAGAAAGAATACAGATCGAAAGCAG GGCGAGCACAGCTTTGAAGCTGACCTTTGAGGTGTGCCAGGAAATGAGGAAGCACATGGAGGTCCTCCCGAAGACCGGCTGCATCCTGGCTCAATCCCACTTTAATGCCCACCTGAAGTTTCTCCCGAG GTCCTCCTTGTCCAGAGATGCTGGAAAGTACTTTGACAAAAACACTGGAGTTCTTGAAGTTCCACTGAGAGTCCAAGTGGAAAATCAG CTGGAGCCCATGCAAGTCACCGTTCAAGCCGTCGTGACCACGTCAGACTTGGAGTTTGAGCCCACTGAAGTGGACTTTGGCTGCTGTTCCGTCGACCAGTCGATCCGGAGCACCCTCAGGCTGACCAACTTGTCGCTGCTGTCTCAAGAGTTTGGTTTCGTCGGTGTCCCGGAG TTTGTTGATGTCCAACCCAATGATGGCTTTGGCACACTCCTTCCTCAAGAGACACTTGAAATTGATCTGATTTTCAGTGCAGAGAAGATCAAAGAGTACAACTTCCAGCTGACTTGCAAAACTACGACTAACAG AGAGTTTCCTCTGACCTGCCGTGCAGTGGGTGTCCATCCACCACTGCAGCTTTCACACTCGCTTGTTCATTTCGGAGCCACTGCTTTAGGGGATGAATCGACTGCTTTGCTTTACCTGAGCAACCACTGCAATGAGAAATCTAAACAACTTCTATCTGCTGAAACAAGCGAGGCGATCAATGCTGCATCGGCCCGACTCTTCTCCTTCTGTCCTCCTTCAGATTCGCCCCTCAGAATCTCGCCTTCAGCTGGCCGTCTATTACCTGGAGAG CAATGTCTGGTCCAGGTCACCTTCAGTCCCAGGCTGCTTTACCAGGACATCCAAGATGAGGCAGTGAGACTCATCcaacaagcacagaggcatAGTAATGAAGTAGCAAACAAGAACGATGAT GAGAGCCAGGTGGTGAAAACCAGAGGAAAGAAACTGTCTGCGAGTTCAAAAACCAGCAAAGTGTCAGATACCTCCAGGACAGACAGTGAAATTGACTTGAAGAGTTGTGATCTTCATCTTAG TCCGCTCCTGCTTGAAGAAGCAAGGCTCTCCTTGTTGAAATCGTTCAACCAAAGCTTCACTAACTACAGGGTTCCATGTTTCGTGTCCGATAGTGAAACACCAACACAAGACGGACAAGTCCAACCAGAGTGGAG CCTCAGCAACACTCTGTACCTGGACCTGCTGTGTCCTGTCATTCAGCCCCCTCTAGTGGTGATCCCCAACAATCGCAATAATGCCATTGAGTTTCAGCATGTAGCCGTCG GAGAGAGAGTTCTGCAGAGTTTAGCTCTCCAGAATATTTCCAACGACACCATAAAG ATTTGGTCATCATTGTTGGATCTCTGCGGGCCCTTCACACTACTCAATACTCTCAAAGAGCTCAAACCTGGACAGCAACAAACGCTAACATTTGCATTCTGTCCAACTTCAGAGAAAAAG ttCTGTGAGATTCTTGCGGTTCACTGCTGGAAGATGGCTCTGGAGATTACTCTGAGAGGGGAGGGCGTGGTGCACAAAGTCTCCTGGTCCCACCCTGGGGGGCCAGAAGGACCTCTTGATTTCGGCTATGTGCTGGAAAAAGAGAGCGCCTCGCGAGTCGTAACG CTCCAGAATGCATCGTCTTTTGCTGTGGATTTTGTCATGCTGCTGTCCAGCATTGCCCCTTCCGATCCTCAGAGTGAGGTTGAAGGGCTGCTGGGAAATCTGCGTGACCTTATCGTGG GGACCCAGAACTACAATGGCTGTTGTGCGTTCAGTGTGAATCCCATGCAGGGAACCATTCAAGCTGGCGCAAGCCAAGACGTCACCATCACCTTTGAGCCTGACCAACCATCTCTTCATTATTCAGACAGACTCACCGTCCAGACCTCAAACCAG AGTAAATTGTGTGAGATCAATCTGAAAGGTGCAGCTTCCTCACATCACGTGTATGTGAGAGGAGGAGAACGGCTGACGGTGCCAGTTAGATCACTCATCCCTCCTCAGTTGACATTCAGTGGGCTGCAGCTTGAAG aatCACAAGAGGCTACAAAGTCTGGGATCCCAGTTCTGGTGTTGCTCCATGCCATCTGCACCCAGGACCGAGTCCAGCCTGCGGTCAGGGAGTTGCAAGTGGGGTGTATCAAATCTAAGAGATCTAATAAAAGG ggTGCGGAGTTTATCTTGGAGGATGTGGAATCGCTTGAGGAGCAGGGCTTCACTGTGGAGCCCAGCAGGGGCAGTGTTGCGCCAGGACAGAGTTCCATCATCACGATCACTTGGACTCCCCAGAATCAGTTCAAG CCCAATGACATGGTCCAAATGTGGGTGCGGCTCACAGTCATCGGAGAAGAGACTGTTGTTTACAACGTCACCTTGATGGCTCAGGTTTTACCACAGTGA